A genomic window from Abyssisolibacter fermentans includes:
- a CDS encoding class II fructose-1,6-bisphosphate aldolase, producing the protein MLVSGSDLMKHAHENGYAVGAFNVNNMEIVQAIIEAAEQTQSPVIMQASQGGLKYAGVEYIAEMAKVAARNASVPVAIHLDHGTDFVQIMQCIRNGFTSVMIDASKHELDKNIEITKNIVEIAHAVGVSAEAELGKIGGTEDDITVDEREATFTDPDEAERFVKETGVDFLAIAVGTAHGPYKGEPKLDFDRIKVIKERLNIPLVLHGSSGVPEDSIRKAVSLGINKINIDTDIRMAFNRAVRKFVEENPDVYDPRKIVGAARKEMTQVIAEKMKMFGSEGKAWK; encoded by the coding sequence TTGTTAGTATCAGGATCAGATTTAATGAAACATGCACATGAGAACGGTTATGCAGTAGGAGCTTTTAATGTAAACAATATGGAGATAGTTCAAGCTATAATTGAAGCAGCTGAACAAACACAATCTCCAGTAATTATGCAGGCAAGCCAAGGAGGATTAAAATACGCAGGAGTTGAGTACATAGCAGAAATGGCTAAGGTAGCAGCTAGAAATGCATCAGTTCCAGTAGCGATACACTTAGACCACGGTACAGATTTTGTTCAAATTATGCAGTGCATTAGAAATGGATTTACATCAGTTATGATTGATGCTTCTAAACATGAATTAGACAAAAACATAGAAATAACAAAAAATATTGTTGAAATTGCCCATGCAGTAGGAGTTTCAGCAGAGGCTGAATTAGGAAAAATTGGTGGTACAGAAGACGATATAACAGTAGATGAAAGAGAAGCTACTTTTACAGACCCTGATGAAGCAGAGAGATTTGTAAAAGAAACAGGAGTAGACTTTTTAGCTATAGCTGTTGGAACAGCACATGGTCCTTATAAAGGAGAGCCTAAATTAGATTTTGATAGAATCAAGGTAATAAAAGAAAGATTAAATATTCCGCTAGTATTACATGGTTCTTCAGGAGTACCAGAGGATAGCATTAGGAAAGCTGTAAGCTTAGGAATAAACAAAATCAATATTGATACAGATATAAGAATGGCATTTAATAGAGCTGTTAGAAAGTTTGTAGAAGAAAATCCTGATGTATATGATCCAAGAAAAATTGTTGGAGCTGCAAGAAAGGAAATGACACAAGTAATAGCAGAAAAAATGAAGATGTTTGGATCAGAAGGCAAAGCTTGGAAATAA
- a CDS encoding 3-keto-5-aminohexanoate cleavage protein codes for MQKLIITAALTGAEVTREQQPNLPITPQEIGEAAYEAYKAGVSIVHIHARDKDGKPTQDFNTYKAIKEEVEKRCPVIFQPSTGGAVWHSPEERLQPVELKPEMATLSAGTCNFGADVFMNSQDYMEKFALRMKELGVKPEIEVFERGMINNAIRLAKKGLVKTPMHFDFVMGVPGAIPGELRDLLYLVESIPAGSTWTVAGIGRYELPLATASIMLGGHVRVGFEDNIYYKKGEIAKSNAQLVERIARLAKELGREVATPDEAREILGLK; via the coding sequence ATGCAAAAACTTATAATAACAGCAGCTTTAACAGGAGCTGAAGTTACAAGAGAGCAACAACCTAATCTTCCTATTACACCACAGGAGATAGGGGAAGCTGCATATGAAGCGTATAAAGCAGGAGTTAGTATTGTTCATATTCATGCAAGAGATAAGGATGGAAAGCCTACTCAAGATTTTAATACTTATAAAGCTATAAAAGAAGAAGTAGAAAAAAGATGTCCAGTAATATTTCAACCTTCAACAGGTGGGGCAGTGTGGCACAGTCCAGAAGAACGATTACAACCTGTTGAGCTAAAACCAGAAATGGCTACTTTAAGTGCAGGAACATGTAATTTTGGTGCAGATGTATTTATGAATTCTCAAGACTATATGGAAAAGTTTGCTTTAAGAATGAAAGAGCTAGGTGTTAAACCAGAAATAGAAGTTTTTGAAAGAGGCATGATAAACAATGCTATCAGATTAGCTAAAAAAGGCTTAGTAAAAACACCAATGCACTTTGATTTCGTTATGGGAGTTCCAGGTGCAATACCTGGAGAATTGAGAGATTTATTATACTTAGTAGAAAGTATACCAGCTGGAAGTACTTGGACAGTTGCAGGAATAGGTAGATATGAATTACCGTTAGCAACAGCAAGTATAATGCTGGGAGGACATGTAAGAGTAGGATTTGAAGATAATATATATTATAAAAAAGGTGAGATTGCAAAATCCAATGCTCAGTTAGTAGAGAGAATAGCTCGATTAGCTAAAGAACTGGGCAGAGAGGTAGCAACACCAGATGAAGCAAGAGAAATACTAGGTTTAAAATAG
- a CDS encoding hotdog domain-containing protein gives MEKAMIRLRMSMHDAHYGGNLVDGAKMLQLFGDVATELLIRNDGDEGLFAGYEDVQFLAPVYAGDYIEAVGTITKVGNSSRKMEFEARKVIIPRPDINDSACDALDEPIIVCKAVGTCVVPKDKQRK, from the coding sequence ATGGAAAAAGCTATGATTAGATTAAGAATGAGTATGCATGATGCTCATTATGGTGGCAATCTAGTAGATGGAGCTAAGATGCTTCAGCTTTTTGGTGATGTTGCAACAGAACTACTTATAAGAAATGATGGAGATGAAGGTTTATTTGCTGGTTATGAAGATGTACAGTTTTTAGCACCTGTTTATGCAGGAGATTATATTGAAGCTGTAGGAACAATAACTAAAGTGGGTAACAGTTCTAGAAAAATGGAATTTGAAGCTAGGAAGGTTATAATTCCTAGACCTGATATAAATGATTCTGCTTGTGATGCATTAGATGAACCTATTATAGTTTGCAAAGCTGTAGGAACATGCGTAGTGCCAAAAGATAAGCAAAGAAAATAG
- a CDS encoding TetR/AcrR family transcriptional regulator: MASKVDKRKAILESALKNFSKNGFYKAKIYDIAKDAGVGKGTVYEYFESKKSLFENLIKEGTHQYIEEALVILQSNNDFHDKIREFSKFHWKYMCKHSFLIRIMQSEINMPNDLCSNIHDSRIKALNLFKTITKEAIDNGQIRSDVDADMVCMILNGSIAQYFIKKIMVDDNELSEEELDKFLDILINGIG, encoded by the coding sequence ATGGCATCAAAAGTTGATAAGCGAAAGGCTATATTAGAATCTGCTTTAAAGAATTTTTCTAAAAATGGGTTTTATAAAGCTAAAATATATGATATTGCAAAAGATGCTGGTGTTGGTAAGGGAACAGTATATGAATATTTTGAGAGTAAAAAATCTCTATTTGAAAATCTAATAAAGGAAGGTACACATCAATATATAGAAGAGGCATTGGTAATACTTCAATCAAATAATGATTTTCATGATAAAATAAGAGAATTTTCAAAGTTTCATTGGAAATATATGTGCAAACACAGCTTTTTAATAAGAATAATGCAATCAGAAATAAATATGCCAAATGATTTATGCTCTAATATACATGATTCTAGGATTAAAGCATTAAATTTATTTAAAACAATTACTAAGGAAGCTATAGATAATGGTCAAATAAGAAGTGATGTTGATGCAGATATGGTATGTATGATACTAAATGGTTCGATAGCACAATACTTTATAAAGAAAATAATGGTAGATGATAATGAATTAAGTGAAGAAGAATTAGATAAATTTTTGGATATATTAATTAATGGTATAGGTTAG
- a CDS encoding efflux RND transporter permease subunit, whose protein sequence is MGIYKFAVKRPVTIIMIVLIAILLGGVSLTRLPIDLLPDFEVPIAIVITNYSGVGPQEIEKLVTKPIEESIATMNNIKEVTSISSEGSSIVIAELNFGTDMDFAALEMREKVDLIKGFLPDEAAEPMVMKIDPNAMPIMQVSLYGNKDLAYLQNFAEDIIKPRLERLEGVASVDVTGGHEKQVEIVLDKSKAEGYGLSQDYVSNVISAENLNLPGGEVEKGDKRLIIRTIGEFTSINEIKNLPIPLRNGGVVKLKDVAEVDFTSKRTSSLNRMNGLRSINLSLQKQSGTNTVKVADKVNNELKKIKNEYQNIKIESVIDQSQYIKAAINGVVKDALFGALLAIIILYIFLKNLRTTFIIGTSIPVSIIVTFVLLYMSDITLNLMTLGGLALGVGMLVDNAIVVLENIYRYRQDGYSRAEAAIKGAKEVGMAVTASTLTTIAVFLPIVYVEGITSTIFRELALTVTLSLVASLVVSLTLIPMLSSKILKVSKKEAGDYSEYLKFNAVLYKAFDKVYEKLVKRYKRLLSYCITHRKLSVLLALIIFIGSISSLVTVGAEFFPESDEGQFNINVTLPTGVELEKTTEVVSEIENILTNVKDLKIIYSAIGSNGGMGITSQSENTATIFVMTEDLNKRDRATSEIADEVRNLVKDIPGADIEVKVSSAMMGGAFGGAPVSISVKGDNLETLKDIGEDIKNIIQEVEGTIEVTSDMSEGIPEVQVVINRLNASSYGLSAGQIANAVKSTAKGKISTRYKYEGDEIDVIVKGSGVYTESISQLKHLNIQTPAGISIPLGLVAEVDIKRGPISINREGQARVVKITGSIIGRDLGSVGTDVKEKLSNYEMPQGYVYEIEGQNKELVDAFKDLGLALVLAILLVYMILASQFESLLHPFVIMLSVPLAFAGGALGLFISQRAVSVPAIIGFIILTGIVVNDSIVLVDYINTRRSEGEDREAAILNAGPIRLRPILMTTFTTVLGLVPIAIGIGEGSEALAPLGSVVIGGMLLSTFLILVFIPVVYTIFDDIKVFLTRKIKGKSN, encoded by the coding sequence ATGGGTATATATAAATTTGCGGTTAAGAGACCTGTTACAATTATTATGATTGTCTTAATAGCCATTCTTTTAGGGGGAGTGTCTCTTACAAGGCTACCAATAGATTTATTGCCAGATTTTGAAGTGCCAATAGCTATAGTAATTACAAATTATTCAGGCGTTGGTCCACAGGAGATAGAAAAGCTAGTAACGAAGCCTATAGAAGAATCTATAGCTACTATGAATAATATAAAAGAAGTTACCTCCATATCGAGTGAGGGTAGTTCTATAGTTATAGCAGAGCTTAATTTTGGTACGGATATGGATTTTGCTGCGTTGGAAATGAGAGAAAAGGTTGACTTAATAAAAGGCTTTTTACCAGATGAAGCAGCTGAACCAATGGTTATGAAAATAGACCCAAATGCTATGCCTATAATGCAAGTTTCGCTGTATGGAAATAAAGATTTAGCATATTTGCAAAATTTCGCAGAAGATATAATAAAGCCAAGATTAGAGAGATTAGAAGGAGTTGCTTCTGTTGATGTAACTGGAGGACATGAAAAACAAGTTGAAATAGTATTGGATAAATCAAAGGCAGAAGGCTATGGTTTATCACAAGATTATGTTTCTAATGTTATTTCTGCTGAGAATCTTAATCTACCTGGTGGGGAAGTAGAAAAAGGAGATAAGAGACTTATAATTAGAACGATAGGTGAATTTACAAGTATTAATGAGATAAAGAACTTACCGATACCATTAAGAAACGGCGGAGTGGTCAAGTTAAAAGATGTTGCAGAGGTTGATTTTACTAGCAAGCGTACATCATCATTAAATAGGATGAATGGACTAAGAAGTATAAATCTTTCTTTGCAAAAGCAATCCGGGACAAATACTGTAAAAGTTGCAGATAAGGTTAATAATGAACTTAAAAAAATAAAAAATGAATATCAAAATATAAAAATAGAATCTGTAATAGATCAGTCACAATATATAAAAGCAGCTATAAATGGAGTAGTAAAAGACGCTTTATTTGGCGCATTATTAGCAATTATTATTTTATATATTTTCTTAAAAAATCTAAGAACAACTTTTATAATAGGAACATCTATACCTGTTTCAATAATTGTCACTTTTGTATTATTATATATGAGTGATATTACACTAAATCTAATGACATTAGGAGGTTTAGCGTTAGGTGTTGGAATGCTTGTTGATAATGCTATAGTTGTTTTAGAAAATATCTATAGATATAGACAAGATGGCTATTCTAGAGCAGAGGCTGCAATAAAAGGAGCTAAAGAAGTCGGAATGGCAGTAACTGCGTCTACATTAACAACTATTGCAGTGTTCTTGCCAATAGTCTATGTTGAAGGAATTACATCAACTATATTTAGAGAACTTGCATTAACGGTTACATTATCTTTAGTAGCATCTTTGGTTGTTTCATTAACTTTAATTCCAATGCTGTCATCTAAGATATTAAAAGTTAGCAAGAAAGAAGCTGGTGATTATAGTGAATACCTTAAGTTCAATGCAGTCTTATACAAGGCATTTGATAAAGTATATGAGAAGTTAGTTAAAAGGTATAAAAGACTATTATCATATTGTATTACGCATAGAAAGCTTTCGGTATTATTAGCATTAATAATATTTATAGGATCAATTTCTTCGCTAGTTACAGTAGGTGCTGAATTTTTCCCGGAATCTGACGAGGGACAGTTTAATATTAATGTAACTTTGCCAACAGGAGTTGAATTAGAAAAAACAACAGAAGTCGTGTCTGAAATAGAAAACATTTTAACCAACGTAAAGGACTTAAAGATTATTTATTCAGCTATTGGTTCAAATGGTGGCATGGGTATAACAAGTCAATCAGAGAATACAGCTACTATATTTGTAATGACAGAAGATCTTAACAAAAGAGATAGAGCTACTAGTGAAATAGCAGATGAAGTTAGGAATTTAGTAAAGGATATACCAGGTGCTGATATTGAAGTTAAAGTATCTTCGGCAATGATGGGTGGTGCATTTGGAGGAGCGCCAGTCAGCATAAGTGTTAAAGGTGATAATTTAGAAACATTAAAAGATATAGGCGAAGATATTAAAAATATAATTCAAGAGGTAGAAGGAACTATTGAAGTTACAAGTGATATGAGCGAAGGTATACCAGAGGTTCAAGTAGTTATAAACAGGCTTAATGCATCTAGCTATGGATTATCAGCAGGACAAATTGCTAATGCAGTTAAATCAACTGCCAAAGGTAAAATATCTACAAGGTATAAATACGAAGGAGACGAGATAGATGTTATAGTTAAGGGAAGTGGTGTATATACAGAAAGTATATCACAGTTAAAACACTTAAATATACAAACTCCAGCAGGAATTAGTATACCTTTAGGATTAGTTGCAGAAGTAGATATCAAAAGAGGTCCTATTTCTATTAATAGAGAAGGTCAAGCTAGAGTTGTTAAAATAACAGGCAGTATAATTGGAAGAGACCTTGGTAGTGTAGGAACAGATGTCAAAGAAAAACTTAGTAACTATGAGATGCCACAAGGTTATGTTTATGAGATAGAAGGTCAAAACAAGGAATTAGTTGATGCATTTAAAGATTTAGGATTAGCGTTAGTATTGGCGATATTACTTGTATATATGATACTGGCTTCACAGTTTGAATCACTATTACATCCGTTTGTAATAATGTTGTCAGTGCCTTTAGCATTTGCAGGAGGTGCATTAGGTTTATTTATTTCTCAAAGAGCTGTAAGTGTGCCTGCTATAATAGGTTTTATAATTTTAACAGGTATAGTTGTTAATGATTCTATTGTATTAGTAGATTATATTAATACAAGAAGAAGTGAGGGCGAGGATAGAGAAGCAGCTATATTAAATGCTGGACCAATTAGACTAAGACCTATACTAATGACTACATTTACGACAGTGTTAGGTTTAGTGCCTATAGCTATAGGTATAGGTGAAGGCTCAGAGGCTTTAGCACCTTTAGGTTCAGTAGTTATAGGTGGTATGTTACTTTCTACATTTTTAATACTTGTTTTTATACCTGTAGTGTATACTATATTTGATGATATAAAGGTTTTTTTAACTAGGAAAATAAAAGGAAAAAGTAATTAG
- a CDS encoding efflux RND transporter periplasmic adaptor subunit, with the protein MKKYVIVILTILLTLTLITGCSSSKENGEQNQEEKYIPVEVSSCKQMTISNEITVNGKVYPDKDVMIIPKIVGKVVKINVEVGQNVQKDDVLFTLDKSDIEKQVTQAKTSLDSAKVNYERTREQVKNAKVSFERTKQLYEEGAISKAQYEQAELAASDKNIEAVEASVNQAQVAYDQTVDALKNITVKAPISGTIASVNIDEGEYATTAQPAITIVDDSIVSVQVDITEDIVNQIYKDKEILVSINAAGLENIKGKIYAVSPSADARTQLYPVKILLNNEAGKIKAGMFAAVSLNIDIRENTLTVPSDAVIKEDNMDVVYTVSDNKAVRNEVELGLDNGIHVEILSGLKVGDKVIIKGQNFVQEGSVIKVVRGEN; encoded by the coding sequence GTGAAAAAATATGTAATAGTTATATTAACAATATTATTAACTTTAACATTAATAACTGGATGTAGCAGTAGTAAAGAAAATGGTGAACAAAATCAAGAAGAAAAATATATACCAGTTGAGGTTAGTAGCTGTAAGCAAATGACCATATCAAATGAAATAACTGTAAATGGAAAGGTATATCCTGATAAGGATGTTATGATAATACCTAAAATAGTAGGTAAGGTTGTAAAAATTAATGTTGAAGTAGGACAGAATGTTCAAAAAGATGATGTATTGTTTACATTAGATAAAAGTGACATAGAAAAACAAGTAACTCAAGCTAAAACATCATTAGATTCTGCAAAGGTAAATTATGAAAGAACAAGAGAACAGGTGAAAAATGCAAAGGTATCCTTTGAAAGGACTAAACAGCTATATGAAGAAGGTGCTATATCAAAGGCTCAATATGAACAAGCAGAATTAGCAGCTTCGGACAAGAATATAGAAGCGGTAGAGGCAAGTGTCAATCAAGCACAAGTTGCTTATGACCAAACAGTAGATGCACTTAAAAACATAACCGTAAAAGCACCTATAAGCGGTACAATTGCAAGTGTAAATATAGATGAAGGTGAATATGCCACAACTGCACAGCCAGCTATAACAATAGTTGATGATTCGATTGTATCAGTTCAAGTTGATATAACAGAGGATATTGTTAATCAGATTTATAAAGATAAAGAAATATTAGTATCAATTAATGCAGCCGGATTAGAAAACATAAAAGGAAAGATATATGCAGTAAGTCCTTCAGCAGATGCAAGAACACAGCTTTATCCAGTGAAAATATTACTAAATAATGAAGCTGGGAAAATTAAAGCAGGTATGTTTGCAGCTGTGTCATTGAATATTGATATTAGAGAAAATACTTTGACAGTTCCAAGCGATGCTGTTATTAAAGAAGATAATATGGATGTTGTATATACCGTTAGTGATAATAAAGCTGTGCGAAATGAAGTTGAGTTGGGATTAGATAATGGAATACATGTTGAAATATTATCGGGTTTGAAGGTTGGTGACAAAGTAATAATCAAAGGTCAAAATTTTGTGCAAGAAGGATCAGTTATAAAAGTTGTAAGAGGTGAAAATTAA
- a CDS encoding DUF4878 domain-containing protein — MKKIKLLSVLCILCLILCSCGESDSNSPKGTVNAFFECVQNGNYDKLAEYVVNAEEYGIGQVADEDEDKEKTEIIIKAMSKIKFEIKDEEINDDNAVVKVNLDIPNIGNVMLEVMQEAMVAAFSQAADDTSEKSQEEITADIEKSMIEKLQGDIETISKDLEVKLVQKDGKWLIEADNDIANAVAGNMLEAFQGMMDMQ, encoded by the coding sequence TTGAAAAAGATAAAATTATTAAGTGTTTTATGTATTCTGTGTTTGATTTTATGCAGCTGTGGAGAATCTGATTCTAATTCGCCTAAAGGTACTGTTAATGCTTTTTTTGAATGTGTGCAAAATGGTAATTATGATAAATTAGCTGAGTACGTTGTTAATGCAGAGGAATATGGAATTGGACAAGTTGCTGATGAAGACGAAGACAAGGAAAAAACTGAAATCATAATTAAAGCTATGTCTAAAATCAAGTTCGAAATAAAGGACGAAGAGATTAATGACGATAATGCTGTTGTAAAGGTAAACTTAGACATTCCTAATATCGGTAATGTAATGTTAGAAGTTATGCAGGAAGCAATGGTAGCGGCTTTTTCACAGGCAGCAGATGATACATCTGAAAAAAGCCAAGAAGAAATAACAGCCGATATTGAAAAATCTATGATTGAAAAGCTACAAGGAGACATAGAAACTATATCAAAAGATTTGGAAGTTAAATTAGTTCAAAAAGACGGCAAATGGTTAATCGAAGCTGATAATGATATTGCTAATGCTGTTGCAGGTAACATGCTTGAAGCTTTTCAAGGTATGATGGATATGCAATAA
- a CDS encoding OmpA family protein — protein MKARSRRFVKDSDTQNFWPSFTDMISTIALILFFLMILAYIQNIISGSNLEYAKKQVLDKEKMLEASNAEISRAERQLRLLEDKIDKARAEVKKGEIALKLSEEEVELQKEIIAESNKELGNLRSKLQGVAFLRVGVLKKVKASVENELGSTNDAGEQLVSIADNGNIVINEGLVFDYNSSTVKKEGKELLDNLAKAFENVLDDSSVRGNIDAISIQGHTDTESSAQYNRELSAKRATSVLNYIMSSNKNLENKYGRYFVASAYSEFRPISKGNSKEAHAKNRRIEISIILKDSNIQNIISEYLEDSMNVFKDIYENTDNN, from the coding sequence ATGAAAGCAAGAAGCAGGCGATTTGTAAAGGATAGTGATACTCAAAATTTTTGGCCTTCTTTTACAGATATGATTTCTACAATAGCGCTAATACTATTTTTTCTCATGATTTTGGCATACATACAAAATATAATTTCGGGTAGTAATCTTGAGTATGCAAAAAAACAGGTATTAGATAAAGAGAAAATGCTGGAAGCGTCAAATGCAGAAATTAGTAGGGCTGAAAGACAATTGAGATTATTGGAAGATAAAATAGATAAGGCGAGAGCAGAAGTTAAAAAGGGCGAGATAGCATTAAAGCTTTCTGAGGAAGAAGTAGAGCTTCAAAAAGAAATAATTGCTGAAAGTAACAAAGAACTTGGCAATTTAAGATCTAAGCTTCAAGGGGTTGCTTTCTTGAGAGTAGGAGTACTTAAAAAAGTTAAAGCATCTGTAGAAAACGAACTTGGAAGTACGAATGATGCTGGTGAGCAGCTTGTATCTATAGCTGACAATGGAAATATAGTTATAAACGAAGGCTTAGTATTTGATTATAACTCTTCAACAGTTAAAAAAGAAGGTAAAGAATTATTGGACAACCTTGCAAAGGCATTTGAAAATGTACTAGACGATTCAAGCGTAAGAGGCAATATAGATGCTATCAGTATCCAAGGACATACAGATACAGAGAGTTCAGCACAATACAACAGAGAACTTTCAGCTAAAAGAGCCACATCTGTATTGAATTATATAATGAGTTCAAATAAGAATTTAGAAAACAAATATGGTAGATATTTTGTCGCAAGTGCATATTCTGAATTTAGACCGATTAGTAAAGGTAATAGTAAAGAAGCTCATGCTAAAAACAGGAGAATAGAGATATCAATAATTCTAAAAGATTCAAATATACAAAACATAATATCTGAATACCTTGAAGATTCAATGAATGTATTTAAAGATATCTATGAAAACACAGATAATAATTAA
- a CDS encoding MotA/TolQ/ExbB proton channel family protein, whose translation MTHLFTKLNPFAVSIIIVIMIILVVAVIASIKIRNKYRRISKELKALKEGNESSSQLLSQIVNDYKVAAGENIDQVNTQAIIEKNFSNHLSKSIFGERFVKASVSLMIILGLLGTFYGLTLSIGKLVELLSASSNTDVLNSMDSVVSGLINSVKGMSVAFVTSLFGIGSAIIMTILKIFYDVEGEKVAVMVDMEEYLDNVVAKEFTITKENRLSEISTNLTKSFTDLSGNIEESFKFMMKTYSENVAMSTKSIENASLTLFKTTEKFDESLNKFAENTRDFGEFNYNLRTNIERMNVAFANFTEDIKGNMRNLTKCHEVYNQIATSLDKIEKKN comes from the coding sequence ATGACACATTTATTCACAAAATTAAATCCTTTTGCAGTGAGTATTATAATAGTAATAATGATTATACTTGTAGTTGCTGTTATAGCTAGTATAAAAATTAGAAATAAGTATAGAAGGATTAGTAAAGAGTTAAAGGCACTAAAGGAAGGTAATGAGAGCAGCAGTCAATTATTAAGCCAAATTGTTAATGACTATAAAGTAGCTGCTGGTGAGAATATAGATCAAGTTAACACTCAAGCAATAATAGAAAAGAATTTTTCAAATCATTTGTCTAAGTCAATCTTTGGAGAGAGGTTTGTTAAAGCTTCAGTTTCATTGATGATAATATTAGGTTTATTGGGTACTTTTTATGGATTAACACTATCAATAGGAAAGCTAGTTGAATTATTAAGTGCAAGCTCTAACACAGATGTATTGAATTCTATGGATTCTGTTGTTTCAGGATTAATAAACTCTGTAAAAGGTATGTCAGTTGCATTTGTAACATCATTGTTTGGTATAGGATCAGCTATTATTATGACAATATTAAAGATATTCTATGATGTAGAAGGAGAAAAAGTAGCGGTTATGGTAGATATGGAAGAATATCTAGATAACGTAGTTGCTAAAGAGTTTACAATAACTAAAGAAAACAGATTATCAGAGATATCAACAAACTTAACTAAAAGCTTTACAGATTTAAGTGGCAATATAGAAGAAAGCTTCAAATTTATGATGAAAACATACAGTGAAAATGTTGCAATGTCAACTAAATCAATAGAAAATGCTTCATTGACATTATTTAAAACAACAGAAAAATTTGATGAATCTTTAAATAAATTTGCAGAAAACACAAGAGATTTTGGAGAATTCAACTATAATCTTAGAACTAATATAGAAAGAATGAACGTAGCATTTGCAAACTTTACAGAAGATATAAAAGGTAACATGAGAAACTTAACAAAATGTCACGAAGTATATAATCAGATAGCAACATCTTTAGATAAAATAGAAAAAAAGAATTAG
- a CDS encoding RNA-guided endonuclease InsQ/TnpB family protein, producing the protein MILVKKIRIIPNVEQEQKLWQSVGTARFIYNWTLVKQEENYKNGGKFISDGDLRKEITIMKQTEEYRWLKEVSNNVAKQAVKDACNAYISFFKGLADKPRFKNRKKSKPSFYNDNMKLKVKSKMVLIEKVGWIKTAEQIPMNVKYTNPRVSFDGKYWYISVGIEKENPKVELTNESIGIDVGVKELAICSNGMTFKNINKTRLVKKLEKRLRRLQRKISRKYELNKEGRKFVKTSNIIKLEKQIRLLHRRLSNIRNNYLHQATIKIVKTKPSRVVMETLNIKGMMKNKHLSKAIAQQGLYEFKRKLQYKCEFYGIEFVEADKWYPSSKTCSECGHIKSKLSLSERTYICEECGAVIDRDFNAAINLSRYSA; encoded by the coding sequence ATGATACTGGTAAAGAAGATTAGAATTATTCCAAATGTAGAACAGGAACAAAAATTATGGCAGTCAGTTGGAACTGCAAGATTCATATATAATTGGACACTGGTAAAACAAGAAGAAAATTATAAGAATGGTGGTAAATTTATATCAGATGGTGATTTAAGAAAAGAAATCACCATAATGAAACAAACAGAAGAATATAGGTGGCTTAAAGAAGTATCAAATAATGTAGCAAAACAAGCTGTAAAAGATGCGTGTAATGCATACATAAGTTTTTTTAAAGGATTAGCAGATAAGCCAAGATTTAAAAATCGAAAGAAAAGTAAGCCATCATTCTATAATGACAATATGAAGTTAAAAGTTAAATCTAAAATGGTTCTGATTGAAAAAGTAGGTTGGATTAAAACAGCAGAACAAATACCTATGAATGTTAAATATACGAATCCAAGAGTAAGCTTTGATGGGAAGTATTGGTATATATCTGTAGGTATTGAGAAAGAAAATCCAAAAGTGGAATTAACTAATGAAAGTATTGGAATTGATGTAGGAGTAAAGGAGTTAGCAATATGCTCAAATGGAATGACTTTCAAAAATATTAATAAAACAAGATTAGTTAAGAAATTAGAAAAAAGATTACGTAGGTTGCAACGTAAAATATCAAGAAAATATGAATTAAATAAAGAAGGGAGGAAGTTCGTCAAAACAAGCAACATTATAAAACTCGAAAAGCAAATTAGATTACTTCATAGAAGATTATCTAATATTAGGAACAATTACTTACACCAAGCAACTATTAAGATAGTGAAAACCAAGCCATCAAGAGTAGTTATGGAAACACTTAATATTAAAGGCATGATGAAGAATAAACATCTATCTAAAGCTATAGCACAGCAAGGGTTATATGAATTCAAAAGAAAACTTCAGTATAAATGTGAGTTCTATGGAATTGAATTTGTTGAAGCTGATAAATGGTATCCATCATCAAAAACTTGTAGTGAGTGTGGTCATATAAAATCTAAATTATCACTATCAGAAAGAACTTATATCTGCGAAGAATGTGGAGCAGTAATTGATAGAGATTTCAATGCTGCGATTAATTTAAGTAGATATTCAGCATAA